The bacterium DNA window GCGGAAAAGAATGATAAGGCAGGAGGATATTGTACCTCATTTAGCCGGGGAGATTATATCTTTGATAGCGGTCCTTCCTCTATTAGTGGCTTAAGCCAAGGAGGGACATTGAGAAACACATTATCTTTGCTTCAGTTAGAAGACGAAATAACATTTCTTCCCTTAGATTTTAAGGAAAAACTCATTTTCCCCAACTATACCATCGTTATTCCAACTAATTTTGAGGAATACCAACAAGAACTTATGAGAAGATTTCCTGATGAGAAGGAAGGGATAACTAAATATTTTAAACATATAGAGAATTTGTATTATGAGTTTCAAAATATAATGGATGGGGATCTTCTAACCTTATCTAAACAACCTTCGTTGGTTTCATTCAAGAAATATCCAAATATGATTAGATTTCGAGATGTAACCTTTCACCAGATATTAGATAAATTTTTTACTGATTGTTCTATTAAGGGAATTTTAGCAGTTGGAGGTTGTGGAAGAATAGGACTTCCTCCTAGCAAAGCTTCATTTATAAGTGTGGCTATTGATAGCATTGAAACTTTAAAATATGGCTTAGTTCATTTTAAAGGAGGGAATCAATTCTTATCAGATGCTTTTGTAAAAGGGCTGGTGAAATATGGTGGGAATTTAATGTTAGGGCAAAAGGTAAAAAAAATATTGATAGAACAACATAAGGCTTGTGGAATTGTGTTAGAAGACGGAACACAAATAAGAGGTAAATATATTGTCTCTAATGGTGATGCTAAACAAACTTTTCTTAATCTAATTGGAGAGGAATATTTAAGTAAAGAATTTGTAAGAATGTTAAATAACGCAGAAGTATCACTATCTGCATTTATAGTTTATCTGGGGGTAAATATTGATTTAAAAAATAAAGGGATAAAAGAAAGTCTATTATGGTATATTCCATCTTACGATATAAAAGAAGA harbors:
- a CDS encoding NAD(P)/FAD-dependent oxidoreductase encodes the protein MKDNYDVIVIGAGIGGLTCGTFLAKEGISVLVAEKNDKAGGYCTSFSRGDYIFDSGPSSISGLSQGGTLRNTLSLLQLEDEITFLPLDFKEKLIFPNYTIVIPTNFEEYQQELMRRFPDEKEGITKYFKHIENLYYEFQNIMDGDLLTLSKQPSLVSFKKYPNMIRFRDVTFHQILDKFFTDCSIKGILAVGGCGRIGLPPSKASFISVAIDSIETLKYGLVHFKGGNQFLSDAFVKGLVKYGGNLMLGQKVKKILIEQHKACGIVLEDGTQIRGKYIVSNGDAKQTFLNLIGEEYLSKEFVRMLNNAEVSLSAFIVYLGVNIDLKNKGIKESLLWYIPSYDIKEEYEKSYDILGGDLYILIPSNIDSGLAPLGKSCIKIEQLVPYHCGHNWDECKEEMANRLIKRAEQIIPDLSNYIEIKEIATPLTLERYTLNSEGACYGWAKTIEQGEFYYSPNQKTPIENLYLAGHWTFPGHGVPTVACSGILAGKSILSEINKS